Proteins encoded within one genomic window of Acomys russatus chromosome 5, mAcoRus1.1, whole genome shotgun sequence:
- the LOC127189061 gene encoding olfactory receptor 13A1-like yields the protein MVWSPNQTAVTEFVLQGFSEHPSLRLFLMGCFLSLYTMALIGNIVIIALVTSSTGLHSPMYFFLCNLATMDIVCTSSVLPKALVGLVSEENTISFKGCMAQLFFLVWSASSELLLLTVMAYDRYVAICCPLHYSSRMSPQLCGALAMGVWSVCALNASVHTGLMTRLSFCGPKVITHFFCEIPPLLLLSCSPTYINSIMTLVADAFYGGINFALTLLSYGYIIASILRMRSAEGKRKAFSTCSSHLIVVSVYYSSVFCAYISPASSYSPERSKVTSVLYSVLSPTLNPLIYTLRNKDVKLALGRLLPSLSH from the coding sequence ATGGTGTGGAGTCCCAACCAGACAGCAGTGACAGAGTTTGTTCTGCAAGGCTTCTCAGAGCATCCTAGCTTAAGACTGTTCCTGATGGGCTGCTTCCTGTCCCTCTACACAATGGCTCTAATAGGCAACATTGTGATCATTGCTTTGGTCACCTCCAGCACTGGGCTCCACAGtcccatgtactttttcctctGCAATCTGGCCACCATGGACATTGTGTGCACCTCCTCTGTGCTGCCCAAGGCACTGGTTGGCCTAGTCTCTGAGGAAAACACCATCTCCTTCAAGGGGTGCATGGCCCAGCTGTTCTTCCTTGTCTGGTCTGCAtcctctgagctgctgctgctcacagtcatggcctatgaccgctatgtggccatctgctgtCCCCTGCACTACAGCTCTAGGATGAGCCCACAGCTGTGTGGGGCCCTGGCCATGGGTGTGTGGTCCGTCTGTGCACTGAATGCATCTGTCCACACTGGTCTGATGACACGACTGTCATTCTGTGGTCCCAAGGTCATCACCCACTTCTTCTGTGAGatcccccctctcctcctgctctcctgTAGCCCCACATATATAAATAGCATTATGACTCTTGTGGCAGATGCCTTTTATGGAGGCATCAACTTCGCGCTCACCTTGCTATCCTATGGCTACATCATCGCCAGCATCCTGCGCATGCGCTCTGCTGAGGGCAAGAGGAAGGCTTTTTCTACCTGCTCATCCCATCTCATCGTGGTCTCTGTGTACTACTCGTCTGTGTTCTGTGCCTATATCAGTCCTGCTTCTAGCTACAGCCCAGAAAGAAGCAAAGTGACTTCGGTGCTCTACTCGGTCCTCAGCCCAACCCTGAACCCCCTCATTTATACACTGAGGAACAAGGATGTCAAGCTGGCCTTGGGCAGGCTCTTGCCCTCTTTATCACATTAA